A stretch of Rhododendron vialii isolate Sample 1 chromosome 4a, ASM3025357v1 DNA encodes these proteins:
- the LOC131324325 gene encoding F-box protein At5g49610 — translation MNPPTMEHGFFPDEVVLQILSRFSIKDLFRSKSVCKLWYRLTSDKYFIQLYNQVSVKNSMVLVEVSESSESKPSLIFVDKLRGVYEKFSLDFIKDRVKVRASCNGLLCCSSIPDKGVYYVCNPMTREYKLLPKTRERPLTRFYPDGEATLVGLACDLSMQKFNVILAGYHRTFGHRPERTFICLVFDSESSKWRKFVSLQDDYFTHMNRNQVVYVNGLLHWLTGSCTCVLVLDLNCDMWRKLSLPQEVCFGTGSRVHLLESDGYLSVIQISEAWMTIWVLKDYEKEEWLVVDRVSLRCIRGMVPGIFPISQTGQYVFLATHKQVLMYHRDSRVWKDMYSVENSSTLPLWFSAHAFKSTLFSCF, via the coding sequence ATGAATCCACCGACTATGGAACATGGGTTTTTCCCCGATGAAGTTGTTCTCCAAATTCTTTCTAGATTCTCCATTAAAGACCTCTTCAGATCCAAATCTGTGTGCAAATTATGGTACAGATTAACCTCAGACAAGTATTTTATTCAACTGTACAATCAAGTGTCTGTCAAGAACTCTATGGTACTGGTAGAAGTTTCTGAGTCCTCTGAATCAAAACCCAGTTtgatttttgttgataaattgAGGGGTGTTTATGAGAAATTCTCATTGGATTTTATCAAGGATAGAGTGAAAGTCAGAGCTTCTTGTAATGGCTTGTTGTGTTGCTCCAGCATACCTGATAAGGGTGTGTATTATGTTTGTAACCCAATGACTAGGGAGTATAAGCTGCTACCCAAAACTAGGGAAAGACCCCTTACTCGATTCTACCCGGATGGTGAAGCCACTCTCGTTGGGTTGGCTTGTGATTTGTCAATGCAGAAGTTTAATGTTATTTTAGCGGGTTATCACCGAACATTCGGACATAGGCCGGAGAGGACTTTTATATGCTTGGTGTTTGATTCGGAGTCGAGCAAATGGAGGAAGTTTGTTTCATTGCAGGATGACTATTTCACTCATATGAATAGGAACCAAGTCGTGTATGTTAATGGATTGCTCCATTGGTTGACTGGAAGTTGTACCTGTGTACTAGTTCTTGATCTGAATTGTGATATGTGGAGGAAACTTTCATTGCCTCAGGAAGTGTGTTTTGGGACTGGAAGTAGGGTTCATTTGTTGGAGTCGGATGGGTATTTATCCGTAATTCAGATTTCAGAGGCTTGGATGACTATTTGGGTGTTGAAAGATTATGAGAAGGAAGAATGGCTTGTGGTGGATAGGGTGAGCCTTCGATGTATAAGAGGAATGGTGCCTGGCATTTTCCCAATAAGTCAGACGGGTCAATATGTGTTCCTAGCCACCCATAAGCAGGTATTGATGTATCATCGAGACAGCAGAGTGTGGAAAGATATGTATTCTGTGGAGAACAGTTCTACGCTTCCTTTGTGGTTTTCTGCACATGCCTTTAAGAGCACTTTGTTCTCTTGCTTCTAA